Below is a genomic region from Castanea sativa cultivar Marrone di Chiusa Pesio chromosome 2, ASM4071231v1.
TTAAACTATAGATCACCGCAAAGCTCTCTTTTCTAACTTATCTCAATATTTATAGTCCATAGattccaaaccaaaaaaaaaacagattacAGAGTTGCTGAAGAAATTGACAGATTACAGAGTTGCTGAGGAAATTGAATTCCGAGAAaatcaaagggaaaaaaaaaatggcgaAACACGAAGAGCTACCAATCCCAGTGTTCTCGTCGCTTGAGCCAGTGTACGGCGACGGTTCTCAAGCTGAAGAAGCTCAGCTTCGTTTCGACAATCTCAAGTCCAAGTTTGTCCAAGTTTTCGGTCACGCTCCTCACGTTTTCGCTCGCTCTCCAGGTGTGTGCGTTTATCggtgtttggttgctgagaaagtgTTTAGAAAAATTCCAAAATCAGAGTTTGGAGAGAAATAAAAACTCTGTTTGGTTGCTCCGAAACTCTgcgataataaaaaaaataactctgTTTTTAAATCTCATTATAATACTGTTGAAAACGACTctaatttctttctctctctctccgtatacgtgtatgtatgtgtgtatgtatatatatatatgtgtgtatgtgtatcgCAGTAATTTCAATCCTTAAAGACTGTTGTACGTATATTTATGTATGAATGAATCTATAtttgtgtatgtatgtatgtatgtatgtgtacgTATGTATAATGTATGTCTGTATCATATATACATGCGAGACGTATGGATAGGAAGGAGAATTGTGATGATAAACGTTGTGATTGGTGTTGCTTTTGATTGAATTTGAGAGATTTGTTGATGATAGATTAGGGAATTCTATGGTGGATGAATTGATTTTGTGGCGGTGCAGGGAGAGTGAACCTGATTGGAGAGCACATCGACTATGAAGGTTACTCGGTGCTGCCAATGGCGATACGACAAGACACGATTGTGGCTATTCGGAAGCACGATGAGGGAGAAGGCGAAAAGGTTCTTAGAATCGCAAATGTTAGTGATACGTATCCTATGTGTACGTATCCCGCCGATCCTGATCAGGTATAATACTGgcgatcaattttttttagctgtgATTTGTGTTTGTAGCTAGAATTGCCTTACTTGGCGTTTTTGATTGGATAATTGACTGTTTCTGTTAATGATATTTTTGGTTTAGATAGATGATTAAACTGTTGTTGTTGAATTAGAAGTTCAGATCTGATATGTGGAATAAAATCATTGCATTAGATGTTGGTAGAGTTCCTTTTTGACATTGGATTGCTTTTTCACTTTTGAGACCAATCTTTACTGTTCACCATGCCACTTACAGCTGTATCCCTTGACCACTTGTGTTAAAACTAAATTTGGTATAAAAGATTTTGAGATTGTTTAATTGTGCAGGAAATTGACTTGAAGAATCACAGATGGGGCCATTATTTTATTTGCGGGTGAGAAATGAAAACccatactttttatttttggctctCTGTTATTGCTTTCTAAGTTACTAGTATAATTCtaggtttaatttttttctgaAGCCTATGGTACTGAATGTTGGGCTCTTAAGAAGCaacaaattcattaaatgaGTGTATTTGAAATGAGAATGCTAAGATGGATGAGTAGATAAGAAAATATAGGACTCAAACACGGAATTACACTTAAAGATGGGGTGGTCCCTATTGATTAATGCACAAGTGAGAAAGAGTGAGCTAGTTTTAAGTTGAGGGAATGAAAAAGGTATAGgaagataaaaaataacattaatagaagtagtaaaaaaggacatgtcaatcaaggaaaacaaaaagtaTATGTGACCAACTGTGACTAgtctgttgaggatccataaTTGACTCCAAAGTTTTGTGATTAGAgcttggttgttattgttgttgtaaaTTCTTTCTGAAGGCACTTCAAAAGGGCATGTTTTTGTTGCAAAGTTGAAGTGATATTGGGTGCAGTGTTGTACCAAATGACCTTGATGAGATAATGTGACAGTATCTAATGcatgttttgtgttttgacCAAATTGTAGTACCCTACCTgacccattatttttatttttaaattattctaTATCTCTTTCAAAACAACTACTTTCTGCATTTATTTTGACAAATAGTGTACAAATTATAAATTAGCAGAAAGTGATGGTCTGTATTCTCCAGGTACAAAGGTTATCATGAATATGCTAAATCAAAAGGAGTGAATGTTGGTGAACCAGTTGGACTAGATATTCTTGTTGATGGAACAGTTCCCACAGGTGTGTTTCTCATTATTCATATGGAATGGCATTAGCTATGGTGTTCAATTGAAGTTGATCAGTTCACTATCATTCATACCATGACAATGATGTAATTCTTTACTTTCATGCTAGAGTCAAATCTGgctcaccattttttttttttttttgaattttaggaTCTGGACTATCAAGCTCTGCAGCATTTGTTTGCTCTTCCACAATTGCGATAATGGCTACTTTTGACGTAAACTTTCCTAAGGTACATATTAATCATTACAGATTGTACAGTGTTGTAATTGTTGTATATAAGGGAGCACTTAAGGTTAAAGAATCACTTATTAAACAGACCCGACCAGAACTTGTGTGCATCTGTGCCTGCAGTTGCTTGATAAAGTGCTTGTTCTACATAAAGTAATCTATTTTGTGGTAAAACTATAATTATGGTTAGAGGGTCCTctcaaaaaattcaacattaCTGAATTTGGCAATGTAACATTGTCAATTCATTTTCCCAAGCACATGAAACTAtgaatttttgtcttttattaatttcttgttCTCTTCTGGGGCAGCCCATTAACAAGTGTTGAGCAATTCTAGCCTTGATATGCTTACAGATTGTCAAACTTTTTATATTAAGCAAAGCATATTAAGTAAATTTCAATCCTATATTACTCATACTTGCAAATCCTATGATTTATACTTGATTAATATGGCAAGCCTGCCTTCTGGTACCGTTGGCAGTTATTTAAGTCCTATATATCCCTTTATTTAACTGTTTCAGATGCTAACAAATGTTTCTTGTTGAACAGAAAGAAATTGCCCAACTTACATGCGAATGTGAACGACACATTGGAACACAATCCGGTGGAATGGATCAGGTCATACATTTTTGCTTTTTAATGATTAATTCCATTCTACTTTTCCTGAATTCCTGTAACATATGCATAATTATGTTCCTCTGAAAGTGTGACTTATTCTTGTTGTATTTGGTTTAATTTCCCTAATGTACTAGTCTCTTTTCACATGACAGGCAATTTCGGTTATGGCCAAATCTGGGTTCGCAGAGCTGATTGATTTCAACCCTATTCGTGCTACTGATGTTCAACTTCCTGCTGGTGGGACGTTTATAATAGCCCATTCCCTGGCAGAATCTCAGAAAGCAGTCACTGCTGCTATCAATTACAATAACAGGGTTGTTGAATGCCGGCTGGCTGCTGTAAGTTTCAGCATTTCTTAAAGATTTGAATgctttttaaccaaaaaaaaaatcttgaagatTTGATCATAAAATGTTCCTATAAATTTGCCAGGCAGTCTTATATATTTGACTTGAATTATGCCTGCTTTAGGTTTCATATCACAATTTTCAAGACACTTGCCAATTACTTTCACCATGTTAGAAAAGGATGGGTAGCTAGAGGAAGATTTTGAGGGTTGTGgttcaaatattttttcttagaGACAGAGCTAAATTTTGAGTTGGATTATAATAGAAAAGCCCATGCTATCAGCTGAGAAactgaactctctctctctctgtgtgaaGAGATtcatgtttttcatttcttacttGAACATTGTGAGGGATCACtactttttttactttcatAAATATCTTTATATTCACGATGtgattatattaaaaataaataaataaatacttacAATGTCATTGTGAAATATCTTCAGATTGTGCTCGGTATAAAGCTGGGAATGAAACCACAAGAGGCAATATCAAGTGTAAAAACTCTTTCTGATGTTGAAGGGTTATGCATATCATTTGCCAGTCCTCGTGACTCTTCTGATCCTGTACTTGCTGTCaaggtatttctttttcttatcttctgccgacattgaaaatattttataacaaaCATATTATAGCATAATACATCCATGTTGGATCTTCTAGTCacgtgtgtgtgcatgtgatgaaTGTATATAAATTATCTGTCTTTCTTAAGGAATTTCTGAAAGAGGAACCTTATACGGCTGAAGAGATTGAGATAATCACAGAGGAAAAGCTAACATCAATTTTTGGAGATTCTCCAACTTCTTTGGATGTGTTGAGAGCTGCCAAGCACTTTAAGTTACATCAGGTACTTTCTAATTTGTGGTCTATAGATGGCAAAGATTAGTTTTAACCATTTCATAGTGAATTATGATTTGGAAGTTATGAATCTTGCCTGTTCATATTTTCCAtgttttagtatatttttttaataagtactATAGAATTGTAATAAACAAAGGAATGCTCTAAATGAAGAGCTTCCTAAAGAGTTCAACCGAATTCTTAAATGATCCATAAAATCAACTAAAGAAATACAAGAAACCCCCCAAATCATTGTACAACATTCAAAATAGAAAGCACAAGGGGCCTTAAGATCAACCATAGATcgctccatgcttgcaaaagtGCAACTATTCCATTTCCTCCAAATGAGGGGTCATGCAGCATATATAACTAAGAGCATGCCTCCCTCTCAGCCCTTTACATCAAGATAATACGTCAATTACCTTAGGTGGCATCACTACAGCTGGTTTAAAATGATGGTTATTgtctaatttatatattaattttacttatcaaaaaaaaaaatgatggttATTGAACCTGCTTAAATTTAATGAAGTGTTGTAGGTATTCACTTGCTGCTCATTTTACAAATTCATTCAGTCCTAAGCTTGCTAATCTACATCACAAGTTCATGATTTCTATTGTTAACGGATATGCAAACAATCATGGTCTTGAATCTTGTAGTTTCCTTAAAAGCAAAAAAGGGGGAGGGGTGTGGAGGGCCTGTTCAGGggaagacccaaaaaaaaaaaaaaaaaaaaattataagtaccCGAGGTCCTGAACCAGCAGCTAAGTATTAACCTGTGTTTCtgaataatttttcaaaatagtggtcatatcataaatattatcttagaaatttaaaaccaaaatttaaaaatatcagTGCAATTTCATTTCGAGATTTGGCTCACTTTGCAATTTTTCTGAAATATGACAGCGAGCCGCTCATGTTTATTCTGAGGCCAAGCGGGTACATGCCTTTAAGGACACTGTATCATCAGATTTAAGGTGAGTCACATGAATTGATTGATAGTAGTTTTATTAGCATGCTTATACATGTGCATGCATTTATTTTGGTTGAGATGAACATTGCTGATTGTTTATCAGATAGAGACTATGAGATGTGGTGAAACTAGAAGTTGGAAATGCGGGGCATTCTGTTGCTACTCTATGATTTCATGCATGTGCATGCTGCTACTTGTTTGGCCTTTGTATGTAACTCTGCCTTTGTTGTCACTTATGGCCTTAATCCTTTTATGAGGCTGGTCCAAGCCCCAAAAAGGAGGGAGGTGGTAAGTTGGCGTCCAGAATAAAACTTAATCACCATAGTTTATGCATTATATGTTCGTGTCATTTCTGTAATTGGGATATTCTTATATGCATTTGGATCCCTTATGAACTAGGTTAGGACTTGGGAATTATAATTTAGTCATTGGTTGAAGGTCTGATGGTAATAGAACTCTGTGATGTGGATTATACCCAACTTAATTAtggctgattttatttttcattattgttttcTGTTGTGTCCTTTTAAATTTCAGTGTTAAATAAATTACATGATGTAAAACCTGTTCATGCTATTATCCAAgttcaactttaaaaaaaaaaaaaaaaaaacgaagttcaagtttattcaattctAATTTTCTACTAATTCTTGCAGTGAGGAGGACAAGCTAAAGAAGCTTGGTGACCTTATGAATGAGAGCCATCACAGCTGTAGTGTTTTATATGAGTGCAGGTATAAATGTTCAAGTCCAGCTTCTAGAATGTGAAAGCACACACTTCCAATTATTTCTCATCATTAGTGAAAAAACCTcgtaaaaaaattggaataatTTCTCATATAAATTTGCAGCTTATATGTACTCAATTAAATGTTTTTGGTGTTgacaatttttcctttttttttgttctttaaaaaatttgagcATTTCAAAAAGGCTCTTCACAAACATCTTCTTGGCAGTTGGCATTCTCTacttagagagagagtgatgtGTCTTTGTTGCTTTTGCAGGACTTGATTGAAAGCATGCATCtttattacattaaaaaatgttgaatttgaTCTACTACTattatgatgatgattttgTCCCCTATTGTGCACTCTACAATCTGCATTAATCATTCTTTTATGAAATATGCTCTTTTATTTCACAGCATCTTGCTGTATTTACTTTTgtcttatttttgttgtaaCTAGCTGTCCGGAGTTGGAAGAACTTGTACATACATGTCGGGAACATGGTGCACTTGGGGCAAGGCTTACAGGAGCTGGATGGGGTGGTTGTGCAGTTGCTTTGGTGAAAGAGAGCATTGTTCCACAGTTTATCCTCAATTTGAAGGTAAGTCTTCTATGTCCTAAATGGAAATTTCTCCCTGTATAGTTAGACGAAGCAATTGTTGACAATGTGATTTGTTACGTGTATCAGGAACGCTACTATCAATCAAGGATTGACAAAAGGGCTCTTAACAAGAATGATCTTGGCCTCTATGTTTTTGCTTCAAAGCCATCAAGTGGTGCTGCtattttcaagttttagtaTGAAATTTGGGGATTATAGGAACAGCCAGGTCTGCTATTAACTTAATTTATGTTGAGAAACCTCATGAAATTCTTGTCTAGTTGATTAAATTCTGatcttatcattttaaaaatttttcttGGAATGGAATTATATGGACCTCCTTTACAAAGAGACAGATTAATCTTCTCAGAAAATAATTACGATCTGGCCTACAAAGTTTGTTCACTAAAAGAAATATCTTTCATATAAAAATGTATCCATTTAAGCAGCTAGTCAATTTCAATACTCAGTTTTATAAAGCTTCACTTTTCTAAGTACAATTATACTTAGGGAAATCAGCAAAAGCTAAACCCAAATGCATGGACTAAGCTTATTGTTGTTGAATTAATTCAGTGATTGTGACGGAACACTGGAAAACGATACATATCATGTTAGCCTTGCGGCAATGCATCAGTAGTGTCAAAGAATTGCTGGTGCGATCTCACTAGAGACAAACCAAATCAAGATATTTCCTTTATCTTTTTTGGTGGTCCATTAACTGAATAATTGGTTTCGATCCAAAAAAAACgctgtatgtatgtatattgaTGGGGGGTGTAGGGCCGTTGTGTTGTGATGGTTGTCCCATCAGATATACTGTTCTTCATGGATTTTGTATATCGAATCCCACGTGGGTTTGCACTAAAATCCCAATGCTTGGCGGACCCAAGTTGACTGTGGTTCAAAACAGGCTGACCGCTTTATATCTGTCGGTTTATGACCCTACAAAAGCCTAtatttaggggaaaaaaaggaggaaaaaaaaaaaatagcaatgctaatgatacaaaaattctcataattttttgcCACAATTAATAGTTTAGTTACAGTTAAAACTCATTATAGTTGTTTATATAACTCGGTCACCTTGTAAAAACCAGTGTAGGACTCAATAACGTGacgtttggtacggggaattcacattactcttggcatccAGATTcgaatcacattcctaagaatgtagTTATTCCTGTGTTTGGTTTCATTAGGAATATCTTAAGATTCCTaagaatgtgagatgataatatttgatttattcccaagaatcttaaatgaattatttatttttcctattctatccttagatttgaatgtgaactatcaagtccttaaaaaaaaatcttcatctaaataaataatgaaaaaccaaatataaactattaattatgaaaaattcattaaaattatagtctaaacatttcaaaatgacaggtacaatacaaaaataactatttaaattcttaaatgctgttattcttaataataattttaaaagaatttaatccataataatttgttttatatttaatcttaattgcttaaatgataatgaaaaaatggttaaaattgtcaatttataaaaaatacaatttcgtTTAaacttgggaatctggattcctacatgttttaaagggaatccacattcctactgagaggggaatccacattcccctggcatctgattccttaccgtgatttgcaaccaaacatgagaatctttaaatattattaggaatcttaaaacattaccccgtaccaaacgccacataaatGTCTACAACACACAATTTGACCACTCTAATCCACATAATCTATGGTCACGCATTAAGCATGGCACTtgccaaacaccaaaaaaataaaaaataaaaaataaataaataaatgcaaccTTATAGAATATATAAGGTATTTTACTTTTGGGTCTAACTTTGAAGTAATAGGTGATCACTTAGCTAGATACCTATAAAATCATTCGAGAAAAACTTAGATAGAGTTTAGATATATATCTTTATGTATAGTATTTTAAGTactctaatatttttttgagtatGGAACCGAAAATAAACTACTAATACAGTGTTAGATACTACAtagtaaatataattttagatactctaattgaattcaatCAAAGTAAATGTAAACCAATACTACAAATAAAATGTTATCCTTTTcgaatataattatattttcgtgccaccatttttttaatattgagaACAACGATAACTAAACTTTATTAGGATTATAAATCCATTCCATCGTGCCACCCATTCTCACGTTAGCAAAAGTTGTGCGATGTGGACCCACCTCTTCTACGGTTTACCAAAAGCTAttcaataattttgattttattatgtGTAACCGAACCTTTACTGTATTGGCCATGGGCAAATCAACTTATTATTTAGAGTACGCACTCATCATATATACCAAACTAAATGTCCAACTGTGCTAGCAGTTTTGTGAGAAAGCGTGTTCTGTTGATCAAAAAATACCAAACTAATGTCCCTTTGTTTTTGTCCTTTTCCTCGGCAGGCACCGATACAAGAAAAACTCTGAACTCAATACTATTTGGAAGGTTCAACAGTCAAGAACACAGTTATGACTTATGAATACGGATCACACTAACAGTACGACAAGGCCCTTGTTACAAATTTTCGTTTGAGAATTGGTTATTTTGGTTAACTGATTTGGATAATGTGAGATAAAAAGCTAAaacttagtttatttttaaaaagttgaaagTTAAATTGTTTGGAATAAAACTGAGATAAAAAGTAATatgaaatttgtaaataataaataatttaaacaaaatgtTAACTTTTAATTAGTTGCCAAACATACACTTCTTGTCCATAAAGAAAGCTTTGCAAATTCAAGAGCGGAATATTTCTCTACTAGGAACAGATATAAGATGTATTGAATGATAATTTCACAATGTGAAATAGTCCATAATAAAAAGtcatgtgtgtgtatacatatacatatatttttattttttattttattttttagaatcatcATGTAAATATTTAATGCAATAATAACATGTTAATAACATAGAACAAAGTTTTACCTTAAGCATGTTTGgaactatttttttaatctattatgtaactatttatatgtattatttaaacaaattacaTAATTTATTAAGATAAATGTGACTAAAACTACACATAAATGATCTCTTTAATTacaacaaacatatatatatatatatatatatatatatatatatgtatgtgtgtgtattccaaacatgtttgaagctaaacattttttaatatacacactcaataattgtaaaaaaatttagatggaGATTGCCAGGTTGGCACTGTGAGTTTATTTTCGGTTTCATCCAAAGAGATATGATAAAAGtcaattaatttcaataaattttatttggacATGCTATAAAAATAACATGTCAAGAAGATGGTTGATTATTACAAGCTGCTCCTATTGGCAGAATGTGGCAAT
It encodes:
- the LOC142625708 gene encoding galactokinase, which encodes MAKHEELPIPVFSSLEPVYGDGSQAEEAQLRFDNLKSKFVQVFGHAPHVFARSPGRVNLIGEHIDYEGYSVLPMAIRQDTIVAIRKHDEGEGEKVLRIANVSDTYPMCTYPADPDQEIDLKNHRWGHYFICGYKGYHEYAKSKGVNVGEPVGLDILVDGTVPTGSGLSSSAAFVCSSTIAIMATFDVNFPKKEIAQLTCECERHIGTQSGGMDQAISVMAKSGFAELIDFNPIRATDVQLPAGGTFIIAHSLAESQKAVTAAINYNNRVVECRLAAIVLGIKLGMKPQEAISSVKTLSDVEGLCISFASPRDSSDPVLAVKEFLKEEPYTAEEIEIITEEKLTSIFGDSPTSLDVLRAAKHFKLHQRAAHVYSEAKRVHAFKDTVSSDLSEEDKLKKLGDLMNESHHSCSVLYECSCPELEELVHTCREHGALGARLTGAGWGGCAVALVKESIVPQFILNLKERYYQSRIDKRALNKNDLGLYVFASKPSSGAAIFKF